One genomic segment of Oncorhynchus mykiss isolate Arlee chromosome 10, USDA_OmykA_1.1, whole genome shotgun sequence includes these proteins:
- the LOC110534100 gene encoding matrin-3 → MEDSEAHSSAHQGSGDGAMSTMNLYATLGLSPEDVDALAQIPENEISVETLPYLIMKLKASRAKQEEQGQASPKGDSCQEDTDDGDLSKRDSPPAVPRRSNSHIDTDYRRDTDYSRPGRRPQRTEARRGSRHNRPPIEKPSDSQQKIPFSYQVDDFHGVVPKVYPHTCSLCLCMLNSNKTWKEHLNGLRHADGCLELSHLYPDWNKHDTRKEMSNSIPSRDAISPPRRTPRPAMPYKRQHSSDRVGGEVWSAPERHHLKPKAGTKVVVTKFPLGSVGVEDLMTLAKPFGTVVKHLVFPCKGFLEFDSHKEAVNMVNHFSVNQAFVKEIKLNLYLSPMVCSIHPPRLDEPPEKRPTKQATNTVVCFSHLPPGKERESEILDLAKMFGDVRHSTFSSDQALIEMVDWKDADIMVKYYHSNPLKISGKSVKVILSSSMKHLRESPDSTTSRRADSSKGRSSRHKSEETSKTSNATNKEKPTTGKQPAEKVLEQGEGQQSTSEEVKEVVKQDIEEVVKEEDVDLENKALDEEIIQVEAKQSLLGDEVGAGVDTKDPAPSKSASMVADSKDKGEPEISELLADDTLEDSDVKAADDPALCDADVSMENKMEQESFQEDDNMDDMDFPENMDDFVTLDELDDSTGGDTPLESKDASWDGKVVHISPIRKGYGNMAVALLKLAERANVKVVNHAISFLTQEAWLELETTEEVREMVKFYKGKGQLLRKHVNVSMCFSQKKLESPSGRSIYICMLPLQKYSDVSLLRLAQPFGKITGYNLNWPHGKCYIQLESVEAAQKMVKYFQRPHKFYGTLLRVSLCKKGDSLIYWKPPVKYELWLASQKDRRSRDHHGDEKTNGQSTKSPYPEDVQSPVSDSERVCGDPKGEEVSGVEAIPEGEEKKKEEPLGPYQPDNPVGLDYLVPRTGFFCKLCNVFYTNEKTAKSVHCSSEEHYLNLKRKVDKETDLG, encoded by the exons ATGGAGGACAGTGAGGCTCACAGCTCTGCACACCAAGGATCAGGTGATGGCGCGATGAGCACTATGAACTTATATGCCACTCTGGGGCTCTCTCCAGAAGACGTGGATGCTCTGGCCCAGATTCCAGAGAATGAGATCAGTGTGGAGACGTTGCCTTATCTGATAATGAAACTGAAGGCCAGTCGAGCCAAGCAAGAGGAGCAGGGACAGGCCTCCCCAAAGGGAGACAGCTGTCAGGAGGATACAGATGATGGAGACCTTAGCAAACGGGACAGTCCCCCTGCAGTCCCTCGTCGGTCAAACAGCCATATTGACACTGACTATAGGAGAGACACTGACTACAGTCGACCGGGGCGGCGACCACAGCGGACTGAAGCAAGGAGAGGTTCCCGTCACAATAGGCCCCCAATTGAAAAACCATCCGACAGCCAGCAAAAGATTCCTTTCTCCTATCAAGTGGATGATTTTCATGGAGTTGTGCCCAAGGTTTACCCACACACATGCTCTCTATGCTTATGCATGTTGAATTCTAATAAG ACATGGAAGGAACATCTCAATGGATTACGCCATGCGGATGGCTGTCTAGAACTCTCGCATCT ATATCCAGATTGGAATAAACATGATACCCGGAAGGAAAT GTCCAACTCCATCCCAAGTAGAGATGCTATTTCACCGCCCAGGAGAACGCCACGTCCTGCTATGCCGTACAAGAGACAACATAGCTCAGACCGCGTAGGAG GTGAAGTCTGGTCTGCACCAGAAAGACACCATTTGAAGCCCAAG GCTGGCACAAAGGTGGTGGTCACAAAATTTCCCCTTGGCTCTGTTGGTGTTGAAGACTTGATGACTTTGGCCAAGCCATTCGGCACGGTTGTAAAACATCTGGTGTTCCCCTGCAAG GGCTTCCTGGAGTTTGATTCTCACAAAGAGGCTGTCAATATGGTGAATCACTTCAGTGTAAACCAAGCTTTCGTGAAGGAAATTAAGTTGAATCTGTACTTGTCACCTATGGTGTGCAGTATTCAT CCGCCAAGGTTGGATGAACCACCAGAAAAACGGCCGACCAAACAAGCTACCAATACAGTGGTTTGTTTTTCCCACCTACCTCCTGGGAAGGAAAGAGAATCAGAGATTCTTGATCTCGCCAAGATGTTTGGGGATGTGCGGCATTCAACATTTTCAAGTGACCAG GCCCTGATTGAGATGGTAGATTGGAAGGATGCTGACATTATGGTGAAGTACTACCACTCCAACCCCCTAAAGATCAGTGGAAAGAGTGTCAAAGTAATCTTGTCATCGTCAATGAAGCACCTGAG AGAAAGTCCTGACTCCACCACATCCAGAAGAGCAGATTCTAGTAAAGGCCGCAGCAGCAGACACAAGAGCGAGGAGACTAGCAAGACCTCAAACGCCACGAACAAAGAGAAACCCACTACAGGCAAACAACCTGCTGAGAAAGTGTTGGAACAAGGAGAAGGTCAACAAAGCACCTCAGAGGAGGTCAAGGAAGTGGTCAAGCAGGACATCGAGGAGGTGGTCAAGGAGGAGGACGTTGATTTGGAAAACAAAGCTCTAGACGAAGAGATTATCCAGGTGGAAGCTAAACAAAGCTTGTTAGGTGACGAGGTTGGTGCTGGTGTTGATACTAAAGACCCTGCTCCTTCCAAAAGTGCCTCTATGGTGGCTGATTCTAAAGATAAGGGGGAACCCGAAATCTCAGAACTTTTGGCAGACGATACCTTGGAGGATTCTGACGTAAAGGCTGCCGATGATCCAGCTCTGTGTGATGCTGACGTCTCAATGGAGAACAAGATGGAACAGGAGAGCTTTCAAGAAGAT gacaatatggATGACATGGATTTCCCTGAGAATATGGATGACTTCGTTACGTTGGATGAACTTGACGACAGTACTGGAGGGGACACGCCGTTGG AGTCAAAGGATGCTTCATGG GATGGAAAAGTTGTCCATATTAGCCCAATTAGAAAGGGCTATGGAAACATGGCGGTGGCCCTATTGAAACTGGCAGAGCGGGCAAACGTGAAAGTTGTCAACCATGCCATATCCTTCCTCACACAGGAG GCATGGTTAGAGCTTGAAACTACTGAGGAAGTACGTGAAATGGTGAAATTCTACAAAGGAAAAGGACAGTTGTTGAGGAAACATGTCAATGTTAGCATGTGCTTTTCACAGAAAAAGTTGGAG AGTCCTAGTGGGAGATCCATCTACATTTGTATGCTTCCACTCCAGAAGTACTCTGACGTCTCTCTTTTACGACTTGCCCAACCTTTTGGCAAAATCACTGGCTACAATTTGAACTGGCCTCATGGAAAG TGTTATATCCAGTTGGAGAGCGTGGAAGCCGCTCAGAAAATGGTGAAGTACTTCCAACGTCCACACAAGTTCTACGGGACTCTGTTAAGAGTCAGTTTGTGCAAAAAGGGAGACTCACTAATATACTG GAAGCCTCCAGTCAAATATGAGCTGTGGTTGGCCAGTCAGAAAGACAGAAGATCAAGAGATCATCATGGAGATGAAAAGACTAATGGCCAGTCAACCAAAAGCCCCTATCCAGAG GATGTCCAGAGCCCTGTGTCTGACAGTGAGAGGGTCTGTGGGGACCCTAAAGGTGAAGAAGTCAGTGGTGTGGAAGCTAtcccagagggagaggagaaaaagaagGAGGAACCTCTGGGTCCTTATCAACCTGATAACCCTGTTG GGTTAGACTATCTGGTGCCACGGACTGGATTCTTCTGCAAGCTGTGCAACGTCTTCTACACCAATGAGAAAACAGCCAAATCAGTCCACTGTAGCAGTGAGGAACATTATCTGAACCTTAAG AGAAAGGTGGATAAAGAAACAGACCTCGGCTGA